From a single Halovulum dunhuangense genomic region:
- a CDS encoding threonine/serine dehydratase: MTSHSLAGAWDMQPEHLRAEIARAAARIEGHVRRTPVTQAELPGLGAPVELKLEQLQHSGSFKARGAFNTLLAGGIPPAGIVAASGGNHGAAVAFAAARLGIPAQVFVPEIAGPAKIALIRESGARLTVVPGAYAEALAAAQAFEAETGAVQIHAYDAPATVAGQGTLAREWETQGLSADTVLIAVGGGGLIAGALGWFGSARKVVAVEPEQAATLRNALLHGPDTETDVSGIAANALGARRIGRIAYGLATALDTTVVTVPDDAIAKAQRLLWRGMRQLVEPGGTTALAALVSGAYRPAPGERVAVLVCGGNIAPDPLADG; this comes from the coding sequence GCGCCGCACCCCCGTGACCCAGGCCGAGCTGCCGGGCCTTGGCGCGCCCGTCGAACTCAAGCTCGAGCAGCTTCAGCACTCGGGCAGCTTCAAGGCCCGTGGCGCGTTCAACACGCTGCTTGCGGGCGGGATCCCGCCGGCGGGCATCGTCGCCGCCTCGGGCGGCAATCACGGCGCGGCGGTGGCCTTCGCCGCGGCCCGGCTGGGCATCCCGGCCCAGGTCTTCGTGCCCGAGATAGCGGGCCCCGCAAAGATCGCCCTTATCCGCGAGAGCGGCGCGCGGCTGACCGTTGTGCCCGGCGCCTATGCCGAGGCGCTGGCCGCGGCGCAGGCCTTCGAGGCCGAAACCGGGGCGGTGCAGATCCATGCCTATGACGCGCCGGCCACCGTGGCGGGACAGGGCACGCTGGCCCGCGAATGGGAAACGCAGGGCCTGTCCGCCGACACGGTGCTGATCGCGGTCGGCGGCGGTGGGCTGATCGCCGGGGCCCTGGGCTGGTTCGGGTCCGCGCGCAAGGTGGTGGCGGTCGAGCCCGAACAGGCCGCGACGCTGCGCAACGCGCTCCTGCACGGCCCGGACACGGAAACCGACGTCTCGGGGATCGCGGCCAACGCGCTGGGCGCGCGACGCATCGGGCGCATCGCCTACGGGCTTGCCACCGCGCTGGACACGACCGTCGTGACCGTGCCCGACGACGCCATCGCCAAGGCGCAGCGTCTGCTCTGGCGCGGGATGCGCCAGCTGGTAGAGCCGGGCGGCACAACGGCGCTCGCCGCGCTCGTTTCGGGCGCCTACCGCCCCGCGCCGGGCGAACGGGTCGCGGTGCTGGTCTGCGGCGGCAACATCGCGCCGGATCCGCTTGCGGATGGCTGA
- the dapD gene encoding 2,3,4,5-tetrahydropyridine-2,6-dicarboxylate N-succinyltransferase produces the protein MDTAQLEKAIEAAWETRAEITPATRGETRDAIEATLDALDSGQLRVAERAENGDWQVNQWAKKAVLLGFRLKDMERQDGSPQGGAWWDKVDSKWKGWGDAEWRAAGFRAVPNCVVRRSAYIAKGVVLMPSFVNLGAYVDEGTMVDTWATVGSCAQIGKNVHLSGGVGIGGVLEPMQAGPTIIEDNCFIGARSEVVEGCIVREGSVLGMGVFIGKSTKIVDRETGAVMYGEVPPYSVVVAGSMPSKNGVNLYCAVIVKRVDEKTRSKTSINDLLRD, from the coding sequence ATGGACACCGCGCAACTGGAAAAAGCGATCGAGGCCGCCTGGGAGACCCGGGCCGAGATCACCCCCGCCACCAGGGGCGAGACCCGCGACGCCATCGAGGCGACGCTCGACGCGCTCGACAGCGGGCAGCTGCGCGTGGCCGAGCGTGCCGAGAACGGCGACTGGCAGGTCAACCAGTGGGCGAAGAAGGCGGTTCTGCTGGGCTTCCGTCTGAAGGACATGGAACGCCAGGACGGCAGCCCCCAGGGTGGCGCCTGGTGGGACAAGGTGGACAGCAAGTGGAAGGGCTGGGGCGATGCCGAGTGGCGGGCCGCGGGCTTCCGCGCCGTTCCGAACTGCGTCGTGCGCCGCTCGGCCTATATCGCGAAGGGTGTGGTGCTGATGCCCAGCTTCGTGAACCTCGGCGCCTATGTCGACGAGGGGACCATGGTCGACACCTGGGCCACCGTCGGGTCGTGCGCGCAGATCGGCAAGAACGTGCACCTCTCGGGCGGCGTCGGCATCGGCGGCGTGCTGGAGCCGATGCAGGCCGGCCCCACCATCATCGAGGACAACTGCTTCATCGGCGCCCGCTCCGAGGTGGTCGAGGGCTGCATCGTGCGCGAGGGTTCGGTGCTGGGCATGGGCGTGTTCATCGGCAAGTCCACCAAGATCGTCGACCGCGAGACCGGCGCGGTCATGTATGGCGAGGTGCCGCCCTATTCGGTCGTCGTCGCGGGCTCCATGCCCTCGAAGAACGGCGTGAACCTGTATTGCGCCGTGATCGTGAAGCGGGTGGACGAAAAGACCCGCTCCAAGACCTCGATCAACGACCTGCTCCGGGACTGA
- a CDS encoding NAD-dependent epimerase/dehydratase family protein, producing MKIAVLGGDGFCGWPTTLHLSDKGHEVHILDNLSRRWIDTELGVQSLTPMDSIQERTRIWHQETGRRIHFHLIDIAKDYEILKRWLAEHRPDAIIHFAEQRAAPYSMKSDRHKVYTVNNNVSGTHNLLSAMVETGIDAHLVHLGTMGVYGYSTVGAAIPEGYLPVRIATMDGAEAEQEILYPTRPGSVYHMTKSLDQILFQFYAQNDGLRITDLHQGIVWGTHTEQTRRHPQLINRFDYDGDYGTVLNRFLIQAAIDYPLTVHGTGGQTRAFIHIQDSVRCIELALSDAPKAGDRVRIFNQMTETHRVRDLAELVSRLTGARIAWLPNPRKEAPENDLVVKNEQFLSLGLNPTTLREGLLEEVVDVARKFAYRVDRSRIPSVSAWTRDIARKVERDPEGKALKSVS from the coding sequence ATGAAAATCGCGGTTCTGGGCGGCGACGGCTTCTGCGGCTGGCCCACCACGCTGCACCTGTCCGACAAGGGCCACGAGGTGCATATCCTCGACAACCTGTCGCGCCGCTGGATCGACACGGAACTCGGCGTGCAGTCACTGACGCCGATGGACTCGATCCAGGAACGCACCCGGATCTGGCACCAGGAAACCGGGCGGCGGATCCATTTCCACCTGATCGACATCGCGAAGGATTACGAGATCCTGAAGCGGTGGCTGGCCGAACACCGGCCCGACGCGATAATCCACTTCGCCGAACAGCGCGCCGCGCCCTATTCGATGAAGTCCGACCGGCACAAGGTCTATACCGTCAACAACAACGTCTCGGGCACGCATAACCTGCTGTCGGCGATGGTCGAGACGGGCATCGACGCGCATCTGGTGCACCTGGGCACGATGGGCGTCTATGGCTACTCGACCGTGGGCGCCGCCATCCCCGAGGGGTATCTGCCGGTCAGGATCGCCACAATGGACGGCGCCGAGGCAGAGCAGGAGATCCTTTACCCGACGCGGCCCGGATCGGTCTATCACATGACCAAGAGCCTCGATCAGATCCTGTTCCAGTTCTATGCCCAGAATGACGGCCTCAGGATCACCGACCTGCACCAGGGCATCGTCTGGGGCACCCATACCGAACAGACACGCCGCCATCCGCAGCTCATCAACCGCTTCGATTATGATGGCGATTACGGCACCGTGCTGAATCGGTTCCTGATCCAGGCGGCGATCGACTACCCGCTGACCGTGCACGGCACCGGGGGGCAGACGCGGGCCTTCATCCATATCCAGGACTCGGTCCGCTGCATCGAGCTGGCGCTGTCTGACGCGCCAAAGGCGGGCGACCGGGTGCGCATATTCAACCAGATGACCGAAACCCACCGCGTGCGCGACCTGGCAGAGCTTGTCTCGCGCCTGACCGGCGCCCGGATCGCGTGGCTTCCGAACCCCCGCAAGGAAGCGCCCGAGAACGACCTGGTGGTGAAGAACGAGCAGTTCCTGTCACTGGGCCTGAACCCGACCACGCTTCGGGAGGGGCTTCTGGAGGAGGTGGTCGACGTGGCCAGGAAATTCGCCTACCGCGTGGACCGCTCGCGCATCCCGTCGGTTTCCGCCTGGACCCGCGACATCGCCCGCAAGGTGGAACGCGACCCCGAGGGCAAGGCGCTGAAATCCGTCTCCTGA
- a CDS encoding glycosyltransferase — MDGLTPARPAAAPHAFVTLVTNDGYARGAGALLNALRLSGTQADLVVLHTGGVSHAALARLADRGARLIAADVLPTSDAFNAAHARQAVHGAAPFTKGRKPPFHTPLDNFIKLRLWQLEEYRRVVFIDADALVLRNIDNLFDYPEFSAAPNVYESLADFHRLNSGVFVARPSSATYRDMLARLDVPGAFWRRTDQTFLQEYFPGWHGLPVFCNMLQYVWFNMPALWDWRSIRVLHYQYEKPWETDNPRRAQLKPLIDLWHAYEAGEPPALDRLENPAP; from the coding sequence ATGGATGGACTGACCCCGGCGCGGCCTGCCGCAGCGCCTCACGCCTTTGTCACGCTGGTCACCAATGACGGCTACGCGCGCGGCGCGGGCGCGCTGCTGAACGCGCTGCGGCTGTCCGGCACGCAGGCCGACCTGGTGGTGCTGCACACCGGCGGCGTGTCGCACGCAGCCCTCGCGCGGCTGGCAGACCGGGGCGCGCGGCTGATCGCGGCGGACGTGCTGCCCACCTCGGACGCGTTCAACGCGGCCCATGCGCGCCAGGCGGTGCATGGCGCGGCCCCCTTCACCAAGGGCCGCAAGCCGCCCTTTCACACGCCGCTCGACAATTTCATCAAGCTCCGGCTCTGGCAGCTGGAGGAGTACCGCCGCGTGGTGTTCATCGACGCCGACGCGCTGGTGCTGCGCAACATCGACAATCTGTTCGACTACCCCGAGTTCTCGGCCGCGCCCAATGTCTATGAAAGCCTTGCCGACTTTCACCGGCTGAACTCCGGCGTGTTCGTGGCGCGCCCCTCGTCCGCCACCTATCGCGACATGCTGGCGCGGCTCGATGTTCCGGGCGCCTTCTGGCGGCGGACCGACCAGACTTTCCTCCAGGAATATTTCCCCGGCTGGCACGGGCTGCCGGTGTTCTGCAACATGCTCCAGTATGTCTGGTTCAACATGCCCGCGCTGTGGGACTGGCGCTCGATCCGGGTGCTGCACTACCAGTACGAAAAGCCGTGGGAGACGGACAACCCCCGCCGCGCGCAACTCAAGCCCCTGATCGACCTCTGGCATGCCTATGAGGCGGGCGAGCCCCCCGCGCTGGACCGCCTCGAAAACCCCGCGCCATGA
- a CDS encoding NAD-dependent epimerase/dehydratase family protein — MRRALITGGTGLVGHPVTQALRARGWQVTHLARRPVPGAEWLHFTLDAPPERLPAADALIHAAFDHVPGRYRGGEGEDPDGFRRRNLNGTLALFRAARAADIPRAVFLSSRAVFDACAPGTLLTEDMAPAPASLYGRLKAETEAAITALATPSFAPLTLRATGVYGPPPPDRAHKWAGLFADFLRGQPIAPRVGTELHAQDLAAAVLLLLEASAQTVTGRAFHASDITLDRHDLLSHVARLAGSPHPPPPRADATRVSPLDCAGLGALGWQPGGWPLLQATLPRLLPHPPGNACP; from the coding sequence ATGAGGCGCGCGCTCATCACCGGCGGCACCGGCCTTGTCGGCCACCCCGTCACGCAGGCGCTTCGCGCACGGGGCTGGCAGGTCACGCATCTGGCCCGCCGCCCCGTCCCCGGGGCAGAGTGGCTGCACTTCACGCTGGACGCCCCGCCAGAGCGGCTGCCAGCGGCGGATGCCCTGATCCACGCCGCATTCGACCATGTGCCGGGGCGCTACCGTGGCGGCGAGGGCGAGGATCCCGACGGCTTTCGCAGGCGCAACCTGAATGGCACCCTGGCCCTGTTCCGCGCCGCGCGCGCGGCAGACATCCCGCGCGCGGTGTTCCTGTCCAGCCGCGCCGTCTTTGACGCCTGCGCGCCCGGCACCCTGCTGACCGAGGACATGGCCCCTGCCCCCGCCTCGCTTTACGGACGGCTCAAGGCAGAGACAGAGGCCGCGATCACAGCCCTGGCCACGCCCTCCTTCGCCCCTCTCACGCTGCGCGCCACGGGCGTCTATGGCCCGCCCCCGCCCGACCGGGCCCACAAATGGGCGGGGCTGTTCGCCGATTTCCTGCGCGGGCAACCCATCGCGCCGCGTGTCGGAACGGAACTGCACGCCCAGGATCTGGCCGCTGCGGTCCTGCTGCTGCTGGAAGCCTCGGCCCAGACCGTGACAGGCCGCGCCTTTCATGCCTCGGACATCACCCTCGACCGGCACGACCTGCTGAGCCATGTCGCGCGCCTTGCCGGCAGCCCGCACCCGCCGCCGCCCCGCGCCGATGCCACGCGGGTCAGCCCGCTCGACTGTGCGGGACTGGGCGCGCTTGGCTGGCAGCCCGGCGGCTGGCCCCTGCTCCAGGCGACGCTGCCGCGGCTTCTGCCCCACCCGCCCGGCAATGCCTGCCCTTGA
- the pncA gene encoding bifunctional nicotinamidase/pyrazinamidase codes for MGKALLVIDVQNDFCPGGALAVAEGDQVVGPINAIMADFDVVVLTQDWHPADHRSFASQHPGAAPFSTTQMPYGTQVLWPDHCVQGTSGAAFHPALERDPAQLVLRKGFRAAIDSYSAFFENDKATRTGLAGYLRDRGVTDVTLAGLATDFCVAWSAMDAVKEGFRATVLMGASRAIDLDGSLDKAIADMKAAGVVLA; via the coding sequence ATGGGCAAGGCGCTTCTGGTCATCGACGTGCAAAACGACTTCTGCCCCGGCGGCGCGCTGGCCGTGGCCGAGGGGGATCAGGTCGTCGGCCCGATCAACGCCATCATGGCCGATTTCGACGTGGTGGTGCTGACCCAGGACTGGCACCCCGCGGACCACCGATCCTTCGCCTCGCAGCATCCGGGCGCGGCCCCCTTCTCCACCACGCAGATGCCCTATGGCACCCAGGTGCTCTGGCCCGATCACTGCGTGCAGGGCACCAGCGGCGCCGCCTTCCATCCGGCGCTGGAGCGTGACCCCGCCCAGCTTGTGCTGCGCAAGGGCTTTCGCGCCGCGATCGACAGCTACTCGGCCTTTTTCGAGAACGACAAGGCGACGCGCACGGGGCTTGCCGGCTACCTGCGCGACCGCGGCGTGACGGACGTGACGCTGGCGGGCCTTGCCACCGATTTCTGCGTCGCCTGGTCCGCGATGGATGCGGTGAAGGAAGGCTTCCGCGCCACCGTCCTGATGGGCGCAAGCCGGGCCATCGATCTGGACGGCTCTCTGGACAAGGCCATCGCCGACATGAAGGCCGCGGGCGTGGTGCTGGCATGA
- the pncB gene encoding nicotinate phosphoribosyltransferase, with product MIDLAKRVHDHTWKIDPIVRSLLDTDFYKLMMAQTVQKRHPDVEVTFSLINRSKHVPLAELVSEQELREQLDHVRTLRLSRGEVTWLRGNTFYGKQRMFSPDFIDWFEKFRMPEYHLERVGDQYELTFHGPWAEVMLWEVPALAILMELRSRAVLRHLGKLDLQVLYARAMTRVWEKIQGLRDLPDLRISDFGTRRRHGFLWQDWCVQAMIEGLGPRFAGTSNCLIALRREVEAIGTNAHELPMVYAALTDSDADLAASPYKVLENWQKDYSGNLLVILPDTFGTRAFLQNAPAWVTEWTGVRIDSGDPAEGARTAIDWWTAHGQDPRQKLIIFSDALDVAKIRELYAEFHGKVKLSFGWGTLLTNDFRGLGDDDRLAPFSLVCKAVAANGRPTVKLSDNHAKAMGPEAEIARYKRVFGMTSQREGELIV from the coding sequence ATGATCGATCTGGCCAAGCGCGTCCACGACCACACCTGGAAGATCGACCCGATCGTCCGCTCGCTGCTCGATACCGACTTCTACAAGCTGATGATGGCCCAGACGGTCCAGAAGCGGCACCCGGATGTCGAGGTGACCTTCTCGCTGATCAACCGCTCGAAGCATGTGCCGCTGGCCGAACTGGTGTCGGAACAGGAATTGCGCGAACAGCTCGACCATGTCCGCACGCTGCGCCTCAGCCGGGGCGAAGTGACCTGGCTGCGCGGCAACACCTTTTATGGCAAGCAGCGCATGTTCAGCCCGGACTTCATCGACTGGTTCGAGAAGTTCCGCATGCCCGAATACCACCTCGAACGCGTGGGCGACCAGTACGAGCTGACCTTTCACGGTCCCTGGGCCGAGGTGATGCTCTGGGAGGTGCCGGCGCTTGCCATCCTGATGGAACTGCGCTCGCGCGCGGTGCTGAGGCACCTGGGCAAGCTGGACCTTCAGGTGCTCTATGCCCGCGCCATGACCCGCGTCTGGGAAAAGATCCAGGGCCTGCGCGATCTGCCCGACCTGCGCATCTCGGATTTCGGAACGCGGCGACGGCATGGCTTCCTGTGGCAGGACTGGTGCGTGCAGGCCATGATCGAGGGGCTGGGTCCGCGTTTCGCCGGCACCTCCAACTGCCTGATCGCGCTGCGGCGCGAGGTCGAGGCGATCGGCACCAACGCGCACGAACTGCCGATGGTCTATGCCGCGCTGACCGACAGCGACGCGGACCTTGCCGCCAGCCCCTACAAGGTGCTCGAGAACTGGCAGAAGGATTACAGCGGCAACCTGCTGGTGATCCTACCCGACACCTTTGGAACCAGGGCGTTTCTGCAGAACGCGCCGGCCTGGGTCACGGAATGGACCGGGGTGCGCATCGATTCGGGCGATCCGGCCGAAGGCGCGCGCACCGCGATCGACTGGTGGACCGCGCACGGCCAGGACCCGCGGCAGAAGCTCATCATCTTTTCCGACGCGCTGGACGTGGCCAAGATCCGCGAGCTTTACGCCGAGTTCCACGGAAAGGTGAAGCTCAGCTTCGGCTGGGGGACGCTGCTGACCAACGATTTCCGCGGCCTGGGCGACGACGACCGGCTCGCCCCGTTCTCGCTGGTCTGCAAGGCGGTCGCGGCGAACGGGCGGCCCACCGTCAAGCTGTCGGACAACCACGCCAAGGCGATGGGGCCGGAGGCCGAGATCGCGCGCTACAAGCGCGTGTTCGGCATGACCAGCCAGCGCGAGGGCGAGCTGATCGTCTGA
- a CDS encoding HAD hydrolase-like protein gives MDAVFLDLDGTLIDPKVGITTSIQHALRELGAEVPTPEELTWCIGPPLWDSFAVLLGPGADLDLAVALYRERFTTEGLFEAEVYDGVGEMLEELRDTGAGLWIATSKPHAYATTIADHFGLSSWIDGLFGAELDGTRGDKSALLAHALAETGIDPAKAVMLGDRRFDIDGARNNHMPSIGALWGYGEEGELHLAEPDALAGHPEEVAEIAAEMMGLAD, from the coding sequence ATGGACGCGGTATTTCTAGATCTCGACGGGACGCTGATCGACCCGAAGGTGGGCATCACGACCTCCATCCAGCACGCGCTGCGCGAACTGGGCGCGGAAGTCCCGACGCCCGAAGAACTGACCTGGTGCATCGGCCCGCCGCTCTGGGACAGCTTTGCCGTGCTGCTCGGGCCCGGCGCGGATCTCGACCTGGCCGTGGCACTCTACCGCGAGCGTTTCACCACCGAGGGGCTTTTCGAGGCCGAGGTCTATGACGGCGTGGGCGAGATGCTGGAGGAACTGCGCGACACCGGCGCTGGCCTGTGGATCGCCACGTCGAAGCCCCATGCCTATGCCACGACGATCGCCGATCATTTCGGCCTATCCTCCTGGATTGACGGGCTGTTCGGTGCGGAACTCGACGGCACCCGCGGCGACAAGAGCGCGCTTCTGGCCCATGCGCTGGCCGAAACCGGCATCGACCCCGCCAAGGCGGTGATGCTGGGCGACCGCCGCTTCGACATCGACGGCGCGCGCAACAACCACATGCCATCGATCGGCGCGCTGTGGGGCTATGGCGAGGAGGGCGAGCTGCACCTGGCGGAACCCGATGCGCTGGCCGGCCACCCCGAGGAAGTCGCGGAAATCGCCGCGGAAATGATGGGCCTTGCCGACTGA
- a CDS encoding TIGR00341 family protein, which produces MSTRLIQIILPDSLADRVCQQLDDLDKANWWRSELIRDEREQVFVLAKSGEEQDIMDRIAESLEGEEGWRQVILPVEAVAPELLSEEEKEAQATRSRTAAREEILAGVRGNAALTTDFLLMTALATVVAAIGLNSDQMAAVIGAMVIAPLLGPVMGVALGVALGLRGLILHATLSLLAGFAACIASSAAMALVLPINMESELLDYAQPVGLGTMALALASGAAAALATATAKSSPLVGVMVAAAILPPIAAAGLLLAGGAFLEAARAGFIVVVNLACITLSAQAVFIAKGIRPRRWSELRRAETSWALNTVALVILLAIMGAIIVFWDVI; this is translated from the coding sequence ATGAGCACGCGCCTGATCCAGATCATCCTGCCCGACAGCCTTGCTGACCGGGTCTGCCAGCAGCTTGACGACCTGGACAAGGCGAACTGGTGGCGCAGCGAGCTGATCCGGGACGAGCGCGAACAGGTGTTCGTCCTGGCCAAGTCGGGCGAGGAGCAGGACATAATGGACCGCATCGCCGAAAGCCTCGAGGGAGAGGAGGGCTGGCGCCAGGTGATCCTGCCCGTCGAGGCGGTCGCGCCCGAACTTCTGAGCGAGGAAGAGAAAGAGGCGCAGGCGACCCGGTCGCGGACCGCCGCCCGCGAGGAAATCCTTGCCGGTGTGCGCGGCAACGCGGCGCTGACTACCGACTTCCTGCTGATGACGGCGCTTGCCACGGTGGTCGCGGCGATCGGGCTCAACTCCGACCAGATGGCGGCGGTGATCGGCGCCATGGTGATCGCGCCGCTTCTCGGGCCCGTCATGGGCGTGGCGCTTGGTGTCGCACTCGGGCTGCGGGGGCTGATCCTGCACGCCACCCTGTCGCTGCTGGCGGGCTTTGCCGCGTGCATCGCCTCCAGCGCGGCGATGGCGCTGGTGCTGCCCATCAACATGGAAAGCGAGCTGCTGGACTACGCGCAGCCCGTGGGCCTTGGAACAATGGCACTGGCGCTGGCCTCGGGCGCGGCGGCGGCGCTGGCCACCGCGACCGCGAAATCCAGCCCTCTGGTGGGCGTCATGGTCGCAGCCGCCATCCTGCCGCCCATCGCGGCAGCGGGTCTTCTGCTTGCGGGCGGCGCCTTTCTCGAGGCGGCGCGCGCGGGCTTCATCGTTGTCGTAAACCTGGCCTGCATCACCCTTTCGGCGCAGGCCGTCTTCATCGCGAAGGGCATCCGCCCGCGCCGCTGGTCGGAACTGCGGCGGGCCGAAACCTCGTGGGCGCTGAACACGGTGGCGCTGGTGATCCTGCTGGCGATCATGGGCGCGATCATCGTCTTCTGGGACGTGATCTGA
- the dapE gene encoding succinyl-diaminopimelate desuccinylase: MTIDPVDLTARLVRCPSITPEEGGALQLLDRLLSEAGFRTVRVDRGGTPNLFARWGDGRNGRSFGFNGHTDVVPTGPREKWSVDPFGAEIIDGYLYGRGATDMKSGVAAFVAAAIDFVRETPPDGSVVITVTGDEEGGAEHGTVAILDWMDRQGERMDVCLVGEPTCPERLGDMMKIGRRGSLTAFFTATGVQGHSAYPHRAKNPLHALVALMGRLTETPLDAGTDHFDPSTLQITTIDAGNPATNVIPGSATATVNIRYNDLHSGESLTRWLDEHARAVTGATGVGIALRIHNSGESFLTPPGDLSDLIAGAVREETGLDPVLSTSGGTSDARFVKDHCPVVEFGLVGERMHAVDERVAVDHVHRLKAIYRRILTGYFA, from the coding sequence ATGACCATTGACCCCGTCGATCTGACCGCCCGCCTTGTCCGCTGCCCCTCGATCACCCCCGAGGAGGGCGGCGCCCTGCAACTTCTCGACCGCCTGCTGAGCGAGGCCGGCTTCCGCACCGTCCGGGTGGACCGAGGCGGCACGCCGAACCTGTTCGCGCGCTGGGGCGACGGCCGCAACGGACGCAGCTTCGGCTTCAACGGCCACACCGACGTGGTGCCCACCGGCCCGCGCGAGAAATGGAGCGTGGATCCCTTCGGGGCCGAGATCATCGACGGCTATCTCTACGGGCGCGGCGCCACGGACATGAAGTCGGGCGTCGCCGCCTTCGTCGCCGCCGCCATCGACTTCGTGCGGGAAACCCCGCCCGACGGATCGGTCGTCATCACCGTCACCGGCGACGAGGAAGGCGGCGCCGAACACGGCACGGTCGCCATCCTCGACTGGATGGACCGGCAGGGCGAGCGGATGGATGTCTGCCTGGTGGGCGAACCCACCTGCCCCGAACGCCTGGGCGACATGATGAAGATCGGGCGCCGCGGATCGCTGACCGCCTTCTTCACCGCAACCGGCGTGCAGGGCCATTCCGCCTATCCGCACCGGGCGAAGAACCCGCTGCACGCGCTGGTCGCGCTGATGGGGCGGCTGACCGAAACGCCGCTGGATGCGGGCACCGACCATTTCGATCCCTCGACGCTTCAGATCACCACCATCGACGCCGGCAACCCGGCGACCAACGTGATCCCCGGCAGCGCCACCGCCACCGTGAACATCCGCTACAACGACCTGCACAGCGGCGAGAGCCTGACCCGCTGGCTGGACGAGCACGCCCGCGCCGTGACCGGGGCGACCGGCGTCGGCATCGCGCTCAGGATCCACAATTCGGGCGAATCCTTTCTTACCCCGCCGGGCGATCTGTCCGACCTGATCGCCGGCGCGGTGCGAGAGGAAACCGGGCTCGACCCGGTGCTCTCCACCTCGGGGGGTACCTCGGATGCGCGCTTCGTGAAGGATCACTGCCCGGTGGTCGAGTTCGGGCTGGTGGGCGAGCGGATGCACGCGGTGGACGAACGCGTCGCGGTGGATCATGTCCACCGGCTCAAGGCGATCTACAGGCGGATCCTGACCGGCTATTTTGCCTGA
- a CDS encoding DMT family transporter translates to MIAFAALAPWIDILAKMAAGSIPPVQMSLARFALQAALLFPVVALTAGLRLPAPRILRLHLARGVLMALASVAFIAAVQAMPLADAMAIFFVTPLILTALGGLLLGEEVGWRRLSACLVGFLGAILVVRPSFADLGWVATLPLATALCFVAYILLTRRLSGSEGAVAMQAWSGLFGTLTAAALLVVGASLGWASFAPVWPDAGGWALMAGTGIVATVSHLFLVAAFARAPTPILAPLQYLEIVSATLFGYWLFGDFPEPLTWAGIAIIVGSGLFVLWREARVRG, encoded by the coding sequence ATGATCGCCTTCGCCGCCCTTGCGCCCTGGATCGACATCCTGGCCAAGATGGCGGCGGGCAGCATCCCGCCGGTGCAGATGAGCCTTGCACGGTTCGCGTTGCAGGCGGCTCTGCTTTTCCCCGTGGTCGCACTCACCGCCGGCCTGCGGCTGCCCGCGCCCCGCATCCTGCGCCTGCACTTGGCACGGGGCGTGCTGATGGCGCTGGCCTCGGTCGCCTTCATCGCGGCGGTGCAGGCGATGCCACTGGCCGACGCGATGGCGATCTTCTTCGTCACCCCCCTGATCCTGACCGCCCTCGGCGGACTGCTGCTGGGCGAGGAGGTCGGCTGGCGAAGGCTGTCGGCGTGCCTTGTGGGTTTTCTGGGCGCGATCCTGGTGGTGCGCCCGTCCTTCGCGGATCTGGGCTGGGTGGCGACCCTGCCGCTGGCCACCGCACTCTGCTTCGTGGCCTATATCCTGCTGACCCGCCGCCTGTCGGGATCCGAGGGGGCGGTCGCGATGCAGGCCTGGTCGGGGCTGTTCGGGACCCTGACCGCGGCAGCGCTGCTGGTCGTGGGGGCGTCGCTCGGCTGGGCCTCCTTCGCACCGGTCTGGCCCGATGCGGGGGGCTGGGCGCTGATGGCGGGCACCGGGATCGTGGCCACCGTCTCGCACCTGTTCCTGGTGGCAGCCTTCGCGCGGGCGCCAACCCCGATCCTTGCACCGCTCCAGTACCTGGAAATCGTCTCGGCCACGCTGTTCGGCTACTGGCTGTTCGGCGATTTCCCCGAACCGCTGACCTGGGCCGGCATCGCGATCATCGTGGGCTCGGGGCTGTTCGTGCTCTGGCGCGAGGCGCGGGTGCGGGGCTGA